From Pseudomonas fluorescens:
GTGGTCGGCCATGGCATGCAGGCGGAAGCTGCGGGCATAGGCGACGGGGTCGGCGCCGTCCCAGATCTTGCCGTCGATCAATTGGCTGCTGCGCATGTCCTGGTCCCTGGCAGGCAACCCAAGTGCCTCGGCGGCCTGGCGATAGAGCGCCAGTTGCTGGACCTGCCGCGCCACGCCGAGGTAGTCCGGGTCTTCGCGCAACAGGCCCCAGCGACGAAATTGGGTCATGAACCACATGCCGTCGGACAGATACGGCAGGTTCACTGCTCCATCGGCAAAGAACCGCAGCGCATGGGGGTCTTGCCACTGGTTACCGAGGCCATCGTCATAGTGACCCAGCAGGCGCGGCTCGATGCAGTCGAGCGGGGCGTCGAGGTACTCGCGGGCGCTGAGCAACTGAGCGGTGGAGCGACGGTTCTCGGTGCTTTGCTCGATAAAACGACTGGCTTCAAGGATCGCCATGACCAGCACGCGGGCGGTATTGGGGTATTGGTCGACAAAGGCTTGGGTGCAGCCGAGGACTTTTTCCGGATGATTGGGCCAGATTGCCTGGCTGGTCGCCAGGGTGAAGCCTTGGTTTTGCTTGACTGCGCTGGCGCTCCAGGGTTCGCCGACACAGAAGCCGTCGATACGCCCGGCCTGCAGGTGCGCGACCATTTGTGGTGGCGGTACCACCACGCTCTCCACATCCTGCAACGGGTGAATGCCTTGGCTCGCCAGCCAGTAATACAGCCACATCGCATGGGTACCGGTGGGAAAGGTCTGGGCGAAGGTCAACGGTGTTCGGCTTTGGTGCACGTGGCGATCCAGCGCCTCAGGAGTGACCACGCCTTGCTGTTGCAGGCCGTGGGACAGGTTGATGCTCTGGCCATTCTGGTTCAGCCCCATCAGCACCGCCATGTCGGTCGGGGCGGTGCCGCCAATGCCCAGGTGCACGGCATAGATCAGGCCATACAGGCCGTGGGCAGCGTCCAGTTCGCCGCTGACCAGTTTGTCGCGCAGGCTGGCCCATGACGACTGACGCTTGAGGTTCAGCGTCAAACCATAGGGTTGGGCGAACCCCTGGGTCGCCGCAACCACCAGCGAGGCGCAGTCGGTCAAGGCCATGAAGCCCAGGTCGAGGCTGCTCTTTTCCGGGGCGTCACTGCCGCTGACCCAGGCCAGTGGGTCTTTTGTCGGGCTGCTGCCTACCGAATCGTTCATCAGTGCCTACCTTCTCGTTCAAAAAAAACGTCGTCCCTTCAGATGGCGGTGTAGGCCATTGCAGGTAACGACGTCTTTGTCCGTAAGCCCGCTCCGTCGTTGGCGCGTGCTCTGATGCAGAGTGCAAAGCAAGGCACATGCCACGGGGCGACAGGCGCCGTTCGCCGTCAACTTTTCATCAAGATTGAAACCCGGCCGGCTTTCAGTATGGCTGACTCTTTACGCCAGACCGCCCAGGAATCCCACGGTGTACGCTGACTTATCCGCAACCACGACCGTTCATTGGCCTTGCCGCTGGCTGCTATGCGCTGTACTGATGCTGGGCTGCGCGTCTGCGTGGGGGGAGACCTACCAGGCACAGGATGAAAGCCTGCACACGTTTTTTACCGCGTTGTCCGTGCCCTTCGGCCTGCCTATCGTCGTCAGCCGGGAGGCCGCCCGCCGACGCATCAGCGGCACCTACGACTTCGGCAACGCGCGGCAGGTCCTGGAGGCGGTTGCCCGGCAATACGGCCTGATCTGGCACAGCGATGGCCAGGTGCTGCACCTCTACGACGCCGGCGAGGCGAAAAGTTCGGCAGTGGCGCTGCGGCATATTTCCGTTGAAAAGTTGACTGGGCTCATGCGCCGTTCGGGCCTGGATGATTCGCGTCACCCCCTGCGACAGAGCGGGGAGCGGATGTTCTATGTGACCGGGCCGTCGAACTATGTGGACCAGGTGTTGCGGCTCGCGCAAACGCTGGACCGGCCGCAGGCTGATTTGCGCGTGGGCCCCCACACATTCGGTGTGGTGCAGGTGTTCAACACCCACGTGGCTGACCGTCGGTACGCCATGGGCGATGACCACGTGAATGTGCCGGGGGTGGCGTCGATGATCGAGACCCTGTTGGCCAACGAGCGCAGGCGTAACCCGCAACCAGCGAATGACATGCTGGCTGACAAGAGCCTTTCGGTATTTGCGTACCCGGATACCAACAGCCTGTTGATCAAGGGCACCCCTGCCCAGGTGCGTTTTATCGAACGACTCGTCGCGGAACTGGATATGCCCAAGCGGGCCATCGAGGTGTCGTTGTGGCTGGTGGACGTGGACAGCGAGGAACTCAGGAAGATGGAGATGGGCTGGCCTGACGAGGCCAACCCTTCAGCCGCGGCGACGCGAGTGCTGGAGCCTTCGGAAGATAATCGCTTCATGGCGTTGGTCACTGCGCTGGAGCGTCGACGGCGGGCCAGGGTGGTGACACTGCCCGTGATATTGGCCCAGGAAAATGTTCCCGCCGTATTCCAGGACAACCAGACTTTTTACCTGCCACGACCTGGAGAAGACGGTGGCGACTGGCAGCCCGTTCGGTACGGCACCCAGGTCAGCGTGTTGCCGCGCTTCACCCATGGCAATGAAATCGAGATGCAGATCAACGCTGTCGATGGTCAGCAACTGGGCAAGGGCCGGAACCGTAAACAATCGCCTGTGGTGGGGAATGTGGGCATCAGCACGGTGATTCGGGTACCTCAGGGCCGGCGCCTGTGGATAGGGGGCTTTCAGCGTGATGCCGAGTCCTTGGCGCGGGGCAAGGTGGCAAGCCGTGGAGGCGAGGTGCGCCTATTCGTGATCCAGGCTCGGGCGGTAGGTCATGAGCCGAGAACACTCAACGGCGCCGTGGGGCCGCCCCTCCTGACCCAGGCTCAATACGAGCGCGTGCAACGTGCGTTCGTTCGGCCTGTCGCAAAGCCCTTCAATGATCGTCAGCCCACAGGCGGATCGATCGAAGGGGAGCGGCATGAGGTTTATCTCGACAGTGATGCTCAGTGAGGGGTGATGAAGAAACGTCTTACGCATGGTCTCCCACAAAGCCTCGGATGTATGGGGTTTTTCCTAGCGTGGTTCGACCGCCAGATTTCTATAGTCATGTCTCTCGTGGTTTGGCCGGCACTGGCAATGAGGACCGTCAATGTCAGTAGTCGGATGCAGAGGTATGTATGACCGTCTTGAGTGAGCGAATGACGACGGCAACCCTGTTTTTTGCGCGCTGGACCCTTCACGGTGATGGCCGGTTGACCGGTGACGGCGTGGATATTCAATTGCCACCCAAGGAATGGCACGTGCTGCGGCTGCTGCTGGTTTCCGGCGGCGAACTGATGACCAAGGATCGGCTTCTGGAGCTGGCATGGCCCCATGGGGAAGTTGCGGAGGAGTCGTTGACCCGTTGCATCTATTCTTTGCGTAAGCACCTCAGGGCGGACAAGGGTTTCATCAAGACGATCTATGGCAGGGGCTATCGTTTCACCTGTGCCGTGAGTATCGAGGAGCATGAGCCGCGCCGGGCCGGGCAGGGGCGCGCGGGCCGCATATGTTCGGCCTGCGGCCAGGTGAGTCATGGGTAAACCCTGGTACACCGGCCTGTTGCTGGCGGTGCTGGCGTGGAGCAATGAGGCACTGGCTTACTGCTGGGAAGAGGTGGCAGCCCGCTATGACATCGAAGCTGAATTGCTGCAGGCCATTGCAGCGGTGGAGTCGGGGTACCGCGCGCATGCGATGAATTACAGCAACAGCAATGGCACCCGCGATATCGGTTTGATGCAGATCAACAGTATTCATTTGCCGCGCCTGCTCAAGCAAGGCATTACCGAAGAGCGCCTGTTGAGTGAACCTTGCCTTTCGGTGGAGGTGGGTGCGTCCATTCTTGCGCAGTTCATCGAGCGCTTTGGCTACAACTGGACGGCCGTGGGTTCCTACAATGTGGGGGCGGGGATGGGGCCCGAGCGGGAAGCGTTGCGCATGCGCTATGCCGAAAAGATCTGGGCGCGCTATGAGGAGCTGGTGGCGTTGCGCAACTGACGATTGGGCGGCACGCCTCGCATGCAGCCCATCACCCCGGCTATAATCGCCGCCACCTTTCGCCGCCATCCGAGTCTAGCCCGCCCATGTATACCCTGGCCCGCCAGCTGTTGTTCAAACTCTCTCCGGAAACCTCCCACGATCTGTCCCTGGACCTGATCGGTGCGGGTGGCCGCCTGGGGCTCAATGGCCTGGTATGCAAGGCACCCGCAAAAATGCCGGTGTCGGTGATGGGGCTCGACTTTCCCAACCCGGTGGGGCTGGCTGCCGGCCTGGACAAGAACGGCGCGGCAATCGACGGTTTTGCGCAGTTGGGTTTCGGTTTTGTTGAAATCGGTACGGTGACCCCACGCCCACAACCGGGCAACCCCAAGCCACGGATTTTCCGCTTGCCGGAAGCCGAGGCGATCATCAACCGCATGGGGTTCAACAACCTGGGGGTTGATCATCTGTTGGCGCGGGTTCAGGCGGCGAAGTACAAGGGCATCCTTGGGATCAATATCGGCAAGAATTTCGACACGCCGGTCGAGCGTGCTGTGGATGACTATCTGATCTGCCTGGACAAGGTCTACGCCCACGCCAGTTATGTCACGGTCAACGTCAGCTCGCCCAACACCCCGGGCTTGCGCAGCCTGCAGTTCGGCGACTCCCTCAAGCAATTGCTCGAAGCCTTGCGCCAGCGCCAGGAAGACCTGGCGGTACGCCACGGCAAGCGTGTGCCCCTGGCGATCAAGATCGCCCCGGACATGAGTGATGAAGAGACCGTGCTGGTGGCCCAGGCCCTGGTGGAGTCGGGGATGGACGCGGTGATTGCCACCAATACCACCCTCAGCCGCGTGGGTGTCGAAGGCCTGGCCCATGGTGACGAGGCGGGCGGCCTGTCAGGCGCGCCGGTTCGGGATAAGAGCACGCACATCGTCAAGGTACTGGCAGCCGAGCTGGCGGGGCGTTTGCCGATCATCGCGGTGGGCGGTATCACCGAAGGCAAGCACGCAGCCGAAAAAATCGCCGCGGGCGCGAGCCTGGTGCAGTTGTATTCCGGCTTTATCTACAAGGGCCCGGCGTTGATTCGTCAGTCGGTGGATGCCATTGCAGCCTTGCCCAAGGCCTGAGAGGCGCGCAATAAAAAGGGCTCCTTAAGAGGAGCCCCTGGGCCGAAGCCCGCCGCCTGGATAAGGCGTGCGTGGTTAAGTCGTTACATATTCGTGGTGGTGTCGGAATTAAATGCCCTTGATTAGCCGACGGCGTGAAGTTCGTTGAGTCTGTGGATGCCCGCAGTGCCTGTCATACCGTCCCAGTTGTCGCCGCGTCCTTCTCGCCAGCCGTTGATCCAGGCTTGGCGTACCGACGGTAGAGTAAATGGGCAAAGCTCACGGGATTTGCCATGAACGCCATATTGATATCCGCGTAAAAATGCTCTTTCCAACGGATCACGCTTAAGTCTTCTCATAGGGTGTTTCCCTCACTTGTTGACTGTCTAGATATCCTTCGGCCTCGTCCGAGGCGGGCAGAGTTTTTCTGCCGTTGGTGGGCTCGCTGCCGGCGTGGCGAGCCAAAGTGTCGACACCGTTACGGCGCCAACCTGTGTTGAGTTCTAACCAATAGGTCACATGGATTCAATGATCGTTTTGTCATAAGCACGTAACGATAACGATGCTATAGCCATAAGCTGGGCTGGCTTTTCGCCCCATTTATGGGGTAAAGCCAGCTATGATGTGCCCTGCGAAGAGGATTGGTTCAGTCCCTTAGTGAGAAAGACCGCCTGTTGCAGTCGGTTATTATTCGACGAAGGGTCGGAATATTTCTTTTTGTTTCATCAGATGATCTATCTGCCCCGTCAATCAAGGCCAAAAGGCCCGGCAGGCGGGGTGGGACGGCACATTCGTGCCACGCGGGCACTCTTCAAGAAAAGTGCCTGATTGAAAACCGAACCGGCGATGCGTTGCCCGTTCATTTATTGCTGAAAAGCCTGGATTGCCCATGTCGGACCGTTTTGAACTCTTCCTCACTTGCCCCAAGGGCCTCGAAGGCCTGCTGATCGAGGAAGCCGTCGGGCTTGGCCTTGAGGAAGCCCGCGAGCACACCTCGGCCGTGCGCGGCATGGCCGACATGGAAACCGCCTACCGCCTGTGCCTCTGGTCGCGCCTGGCCAACCGTGTATTGCTGGTGCTCAAGCGCTTCCCGATGAAGGACGCCGAAGACCTCTACCACGGCGTGCTGGATATCGAGTGGCAAGACCATATGGTCGCCGACGGCACCCTGGCCGTGGAATTCAGCGGGCATGGTTCAGGCATCGATAACACCCACTTCGGTGCGCTGAAGGTCAAGGATGCGATCGTCGACAAGTTGCGCACCCCAACCGGCGAACGTCCGTCCATCGACAAGATCAACCCGGACCTGCGCATCCACCTGCGGCTGGACCGTGGCGAAGCGATCCTGTCCCTGGACCTCTCCGGCCACAGCCTGCACCAGCGCGGTTACCGCCTGCAGCAGGGTGCTGCACCATTGAAGGAAAACCTGGCGGCCGCGATCCTGATCCGCGCCGGCTGGCCGCGCATTGCGGCTGAAGGCGGCGCGCTGACTGACCCGATGTGCGGTGTCGGTACCTTTCTGGTGGAAGGCGCGATGATCGCTGCCGACATGGCTCCCAACCTGAATCGCGAGCAGTGGGGCTTCACCGCCTGGCTCGGTCACGTGCCGGCGCTGTGGAAAAAGCTTCACACCGAAGCCAGCGAACGTGCCGCCATCGGCATGAACAAGCCACCGCTGTGGATTCGTGGCTATGAGGCGGACCCGCGCCTGATCCAGCCCGCGCGTAACAACGTCGAGCGTGCCGGTCTCAGCCACTGGATCAAGATCTATCAGGGCGAAGTCGGCACCTTCGAGCCGCGCCCGGACCAGAACCAGAAAGGCCTGGTGATCTGCAACCCACCCTACGGCGAACGCCTGGGTGACGAAGCCAGCCTGTTGTACCTCTACCAGAATCTCGGCGAGCGCCTGCGCCAGGCGTGCATGGGTTGGGAAGCCGCGGTGTTCACCGGTGCTCCGGACCTGGGCAAGCGCATGGGTATCCGCAGCCACAAGCAATATGCGTTCTGGAACGGCGCCTTGCCGTGCAAACTGTTGCTGATCAAGGTCAACCCGGACCAGTTCGTCACCGGCGAACGCCGTACCCCGGAACAGCGCCAGGCCGAACGTGAGCAAGCGGCTTATGACCAGGCCCCGACTGAGCCGCAAGAGCGCCAGTACAACAAGAACGGCAACCCGATCAAACCTGCGCCCGCGCCGGCCCCTGTGGTTGAGCAGGCGCGCTTGAGCGAAGGCGGGCAGATGTTTGCCAACCGCCTGCAAAAGAACCTCAAGCAACTGGGCAAGTGGGCCAAGCGTGAAGGTGTGGACTGCTACCGTGTGTACGATGCCGACATGCCGGAATACTCCATGGCCATCGACCTGTACCACGATTGGGTGCATGTGCAGGAATACGTTGCGCCGAAGTCCATCGACCCGGAGAAAGCTTCGGCGCGCATGTTCGATGCCCTGGCGGCCATTCCCCAGGCGTTGAACATCGACAAGAGCCGCGTGGTGGTCAAGCGTCGCGAGCGCCAGAGCGGCACCAAGCAGTACGAACGCCAGAGCGCCCAGGGCAAGTTCACCGAAGTCAGCGAAGGCGGCGTGAAGTTGCTGGTCAACCTGACCGACTACCTCGACACCGGGCTGTTCCTCGACCATCGCCCGATGCGCATGCGCATCCAGAAAGAGGCGGCCGGCAAGCGCTTCCTCAACCTGTATTGCTACACCGCCACGGCGAGTGTGCATGCGGCCAAGGGCGGTGCGCGCAGCACCACCAGCGTCGACCTCTCCAAGACCTACCTGGACTGGGCACGTCGCAACCTTTCGCTCAACGGTTTTTCCGATAAGAACCGCCTGGAGCAGGGTGATGTGATGGCGTGGCTGGAAGCCAGCCGCGATGAGTTCGACCTGATCTTCATCGACCCACCGACCTTCTCCAACTCCAAGCGCATGGAAGGTATCTTCGACGTGCAGCGTGACCACGTGCAGTTGCTCGACCTGGCCATGGCCCGCCTGGCACCGGGCGGCGTGCTGTATTTCTCGAACAACTTCCGCAAGTTCCAACTGGAGGACAACCTCAGCGCACGCTATGCGGTGGAGGAAATCAGCGACAAGACCATCGACCCGGATTTTGCTCGCAATGCCAAGATCCACCGGGCCTGGAAAATCACCGCGCGTTGATTGTCCGGCTCATGAGCCGCAAGCCTGGATTTTTCCGGGCTTGCGGCTTTTTTTGCGCTGGTCAAACCCTGGACCGATGGCTATAACTAAAACCTAGCCAAAGTGACACCCCCCCGCACGCTGGCGTTGTGAGTGTTGCCTATGTCGTTGCAAGCCGTTCGCCCGAAAATCCTAGGCTTTATCAGTGAGCAGGCGTCGGCTTGGCTGGTGGCGTTGGTGGTATTACTGGCGGGTTGTACGTTGACAACCATCGTCGCCTGGGCGGCGTCCGATCTCGACCAACAACAGGAGCGCCAGCGTTTCCAGTTGCTGGTCAACGAGCGATTCAGCCGCTTGCAAGAGCGTTTCGAGGACCAGGAGCAGCGCCTGGGAAGCCTGCGGCGTTTCTTCGTCAACTCCGATGAAGTGTCCCGCGAAGAATTCGAGGGTTTCGCCCAGCCCTTGCTGCAGCGCGCCCGCGCCTATGCGTGGGCACCACGGGTGTCGCGTGATCAGCGCAAGCTGTTTGAGCAGCAGGTGTCTCGCCAGCGCGGTACGCCCTTCAACATTCGCGAGCTGAATGCAAACGGCGAACTGGCACCCGCCGCCGAGCGTGATGAATACGTACCGGTGCTGTACAGCCAGACCCTGAGCCTGCTCGTCTCGCCCCTGGGCTTTGACCTGCTGGCCCAACCCCTGCGCCGCTCGGCCCTTGAGCGTGCGCAAAAGAGCGGCAAGCTGGCGGTGTCGCAACCCATGCAATTGGTGGGTGTGGAACCCGCCTACGCCACCGGGGTGTTGTTGGTGGCGCCGGTCACGGCCCATGGAGCGACTGAGCCCCACGGCTTTGTAATGGCTGTGATCAGCATGCGCCAACTGGTGGCCGAGGGCCTGCCCAGACCCGACCGCGATAACCTGGCGATGCAGATTGTCGACACATCCGACCTGCAACAGCGGCTGTTGTACGAGTCCGGTAGCGCACGGGTCGACAGCGACCTCAGCGCCGTGCGCCGCCTGACCCTGGGCGACCATGTCTACGCGCTTAGCTTGCGCCCCAGCGAGATGTTCGAGCAGGCCAATTACTCATCATTGGCGTTGATCCTGGCCATGGGCGGGCTGCTTAGCCTGTTACTCAGCGCCTTGCTCTACGTCCTTGTCAGCCAGCGCCAACGTGCGTTGAAACTGGTGCAACAACGCACCATGCAGTTACGCGCCCGTGAACAGGAATTGCGCGGCGCCCATGGCCAGTTGCGCAGCGTATTGAATGCCGCCACCCAGGTGGCGATCATTGCCACCGATCTGCGTGGGGTGATCAATACATTTAACGCCGGCGCCGAGCAGATGCTTGGCTTCAAGGCCGAGCAGGTGTTGGGGCGCTCGACGCTTGAAAGCCTGCATGTGCCCGCAGAACTGGAAGCGCGGGCCACCAGTTTGAGCGTGGCGCTGGGCAAACGGATCCCGCCGAGCCAGGCGATGCTGGTGGAAAGCCCGGACAGCCAGCATGAGGCCAGTGAATGGACCTTGGTTCGCGAGAACGGCAGCCAGCTGACGGTCAACATGCTCGGCACGGTGTTGCTGGATGACCACGGTTTATGGGTGGGATACCTGGCGATCTACCTGGATGTGACTGAGCAAAAGCGCGCTTACGAGGCATTGGCGGCGCGGGATCGCTTGCTGAAAAAACTCAGCGCCCATGTGCCTGGCGGGATTTTCCAGTTCACCCTGGAGCCCCAGGATAACTGGCGCTTTATCTACGCCAGCGATGGCATGCGCGATATTTATGAAATCGAGACCGGGATGTTGCAGCAGGATGCGAAGAAAGTCTTCGAGCGCATTCATCCCCTGGATGTGGAGCGGGTACGCGCGTCGATTCGTTTGTCGGCGCTGCAATTGAGCCATTGGCGCGAAGAGTACCGTGTGCAATTGCCACAACGAGGCCTGCGCTGGATTCGAGGCGAAGCCACACCGGAAGAACTGCCGGCAGGCGGTACGTTGTGGCACGGTTATGTGTCGGATATCACCGACCTCAAGCGCGTGGAAGAAGAGCTGCGTACGTTGTCCATCACCGACTCCCTGACCGGCATCCATAACCGTCGGTATTTCCAGGATCGCCTCAAGACCGAGATGCTCCGCCTCAACCGCACGGCCGGAGCGCTGTCGGTGATCATGCTGGATATCGATCACTTCAAGCGAATCAACGACCTGCATGGGCACGGGGTCGGCGACGGCGTGTTGCAGGAGCTGTGCAAACGCATCGGCCAGCGTCTGCGCCGCACGGATGTGTTCTGCCGCCTGGGTGGCGAGGAGTTCATGGTGCTGTGCCCCAACACTGATGGCGAGCAGGCCTACCGCCTGGCGATGGAGTTATGGCAGTCGTTGCGCAGTGCGCCAATGGAACCGGTGGGCATCGTGACTGCCAGCTTCGGGGTGGCGAGCTGGCGGGTGGATGAAGGCGTTGACGGTTTGCTGTTGCGTGCTGACTCGGCGGTGTATGTGGCCAAGCAGGCGGGCAGGGACCGAGTGGCCGCGGAGGAAGTACAGGCTTGAGGACCGACGCCGGAGCACCCGTGGGAGGGCACGAGCCTCTCCCACAAGAGGACGGCGGTGTGGCCTAGAGAACGGGCGCTGCCGCCGCCAGTTTCGGCTGGCGATACAGGTCCAGCAGCACCTGGTCCAGTACCGACGACGCACCCCATGGCTTCGTATCGTTGAGGATCGCCACCACGGCCCAGGTATTGCCATTGTTATCGCGGCTGAACCCGGCGATCGCGCGCACGGTGTTCAGGGTTCCGGTCTTGACATGGGCTTCGCCGCGCATCGCCGTGGTCTTCAGGCGTTTGCGCATGGTGCCGTCGGTGCCGGCAATCGGCAGCGAGCTGATGTATTCCGCCGCGTAAGGGCTTCTCCAGGCCGCTTGCAGCATCTCAGCCATCTCACGGGCGCTGACCCGTTCGGCACGGGACAGGCCGGAACCGTTCTCCATCACCAGGTGCGGCGAGGTGATGCCTTTCTTTGCCAGCCACTGGCGTACCACTCGCTGGGCAGCCTTGGCGTCGTCGCCGTCCGCGTCGTTGCGGAACTGCGCGCCCAGGCTCAGGAACAACTGCTGGGCCATGGTGTTGTTACTGTATTTGTTGATGTCGCGGATGATTTCCGCCAGGTCTGGTGAAAACGCACGGGCCAGCACCTTGGCATCCTTGGGCACCGGCGCCTGGATATCGCGGCCCTGGATCGTGCCGCCCAGCTCCTGCCAGATTGCCCGAACGGCACCCGCGGTGTAGGTCGCGTGGTCCAGCAACGACAAATAGGTTTGTGAGCTGCAACCTTCAGCCAGCTGGCCGCTGACGGTGACGGTGACACTGCCGTCCGCGGCGGTGACCGGGTTGTAGCGCACATCGCCGGTGCATTGCTTGGCGTTGGAGACCTTGACCTGGTTATCGATACGAATGCTGGCGATCGGCGGCTCGACCGATACGAGCACCCGCCCCGAATCGTTGCGCGTCACGAAGCG
This genomic window contains:
- the dacB gene encoding D-alanyl-D-alanine carboxypeptidase/D-alanyl-D-alanine-endopeptidase, giving the protein MIKSLRPLLLAGFLLPLSFSITAAPINNTLPPSVAQALQKAKLQNTALSLVMIPLNGPGTPTVFNADVSVNPASTMKLVTTYAALEMLGPNHQWKTEFYTDGTLSGGVLHGNLYLKGGGDPKLNMEKLWLLMRDLRANGVQQVTGDLVLDRSFFTQPQLPEFNDDGNDENKPFLVKPDALLVNLKALRFVTRNDSGRVLVSVEPPIASIRIDNQVKVSNAKQCTGDVRYNPVTAADGSVTVTVSGQLAEGCSSQTYLSLLDHATYTAGAVRAIWQELGGTIQGRDIQAPVPKDAKVLARAFSPDLAEIIRDINKYSNNTMAQQLFLSLGAQFRNDADGDDAKAAQRVVRQWLAKKGITSPHLVMENGSGLSRAERVSAREMAEMLQAAWRSPYAAEYISSLPIAGTDGTMRKRLKTTAMRGEAHVKTGTLNTVRAIAGFSRDNNGNTWAVVAILNDTKPWGASSVLDQVLLDLYRQPKLAAAAPVL